From one Vibrio neonatus genomic stretch:
- the aroG gene encoding 3-deoxy-7-phosphoheptulonate synthase AroG — translation MYQTDDVRINRVKQLLPPIAILERFPATETATRTTYESRQSIHNILNDQDDRLLVIVGPCSIHDPKAALEYGERLKVLRDELGDRLEIVMRVYFEKPRTTVGWKGLINDPYLDDTYKLNDGLRMARKLLLDLTDMGLPTAGEFLDMITPQYVGDLISWGAIGARTTESQVHRELASGVSCPVGFKNGTDGNIKIATDAIRSAEAQHHFLSVTKFGHSAIVETAGNPDCHIILRGGKEPNYSAEHVASIKGQLNASKLREKVMIDFSHANSSKQYQRQINVCQDVSAQIAGGEQAIFGVMIESHLVEGRQDLVDGKVDTYGQSITDGCIGWQDTEKVLYQLADAVALRRQN, via the coding sequence ATGTACCAAACTGATGACGTTCGCATCAATCGAGTAAAACAACTGCTACCCCCTATCGCTATTTTGGAGCGCTTCCCAGCAACCGAAACCGCAACTCGCACCACCTATGAGTCTAGACAGTCGATTCATAATATTCTTAATGATCAAGATGACCGTTTACTGGTCATTGTTGGTCCATGTTCAATTCACGATCCTAAAGCGGCACTGGAATATGGCGAGCGTTTAAAAGTATTGCGTGATGAGCTTGGCGACCGCCTTGAAATCGTTATGCGCGTCTATTTTGAAAAGCCGCGTACCACAGTCGGTTGGAAAGGCCTGATCAACGACCCATACTTAGATGACACTTATAAATTAAATGACGGCCTAAGAATGGCACGTAAACTGCTTTTAGATCTTACAGATATGGGGCTTCCGACTGCGGGTGAATTCTTAGATATGATCACACCACAATACGTGGGTGATTTGATCAGTTGGGGCGCAATCGGCGCACGTACCACAGAATCACAAGTACACCGCGAGCTAGCCTCTGGCGTCTCTTGCCCAGTTGGATTTAAAAATGGTACTGACGGCAATATTAAAATCGCCACCGACGCTATCCGTAGCGCAGAAGCCCAGCATCACTTCTTATCAGTGACTAAGTTTGGTCATTCTGCAATTGTAGAAACAGCCGGTAACCCTGATTGCCACATCATTTTACGCGGTGGTAAAGAGCCAAACTACAGCGCAGAACATGTTGCTTCTATCAAGGGGCAGCTGAACGCCTCTAAACTGCGTGAGAAGGTGATGATCGACTTTAGTCACGCCAACAGCAGTAAACAATACCAACGCCAAATCAACGTTTGTCAGGACGTTTCAGCGCAAATTGCTGGCGGCGAACAAGCCATCTTCGGTGTCATGATTGAATCGCACCTTGTTGAAGGCCGACAAGATCTGGTTGACGGTAAAGTGGACACGTACGGGCAGTCTATTACCGACGGCTGTATTGGCTGGCAAGACACTGAAAAAGTGCTGTATCAATTAGCTGATGCGGTAGCTCTGCGTCGTCAGAACTAA
- a CDS encoding TetR/AcrR family transcriptional regulator, translating to MAKTAQFDRQEVIEKATNLYWKKGYHATSMRNLQDEIDMRPGSIYAAFGSKDGLFKEALKNYTQQGLASIEACRQNNPSPLGALKDFVKAQVIETAQGAPNGVCMLAKTLSELTSEHQELLDETKAHLSQVVDEFIKLIEQAQQMGELDKEKSATDLATYIQIQITGLRTFAKMNNDKAVLESMIDDIFIHHPF from the coding sequence ATGGCAAAAACGGCACAATTCGATCGTCAAGAAGTGATTGAAAAAGCGACCAACCTATACTGGAAAAAAGGCTACCATGCGACCTCGATGCGCAATCTTCAAGATGAAATTGACATGCGCCCAGGTAGTATTTATGCCGCTTTTGGTAGTAAAGATGGCCTATTTAAAGAGGCACTTAAAAACTACACCCAGCAAGGATTGGCTAGCATTGAGGCATGCCGTCAGAATAACCCTTCTCCATTAGGCGCTTTAAAGGATTTTGTAAAAGCGCAAGTCATTGAAACCGCACAAGGAGCACCCAATGGGGTGTGTATGTTAGCGAAGACCTTAAGCGAACTGACTAGCGAACATCAAGAATTACTTGATGAGACCAAAGCGCACCTTAGTCAAGTGGTGGATGAATTTATCAAACTCATCGAACAAGCCCAGCAAATGGGTGAGTTGGATAAAGAAAAAAGTGCTACGGATCTCGCCACTTATATTCAAATTCAGATAACTGGCCTGCGCACCTTTGCAAAAATGAACAATGATAAGGCCGTACTTGAGAGTATGATCGACGATATATTTATACATCACCCATTTTAA
- the astB gene encoding N-succinylarginine dihydrolase: MKHSTQYIEANFDGLVGPTHNYAGLSDGNLASNNNKTKASSPKLAAKEGLKKMKALHDLGMTQGVIAPLARPDIGALRQLGFTGDTSSVLKQAAAHSPALLAACCSASSMWTANAATVSPSSDTADGKLHFTPANLINKFHRSIEHPQTGRILKAMFNDASHFVHHDALPASPYFGDEGAANHTRFCLEYGEQGVGFFVFGESAFNRALAKPKKFPARQTLEASAAIARTHALADDKVVFAQQHPDVIDAGVFHNDVIAVGNRDIMLCHEKAFLNKDSVYQNLNKAMGKPLNIIEVPQSAVSVENAVNSYLFNSQLLTLPNGKTALVVPRECEQNPQVSDYLHSLISSQSGIDKLLCFDLKQSMQNGGGPACLRLRVVLSPKELSAMNQSVMMTDDLFTQLNHWVERHYRDSITAQDLLDPMLLNESQTALDELTQILNLGSVYDFQKTGE; encoded by the coding sequence ATGAAACACTCAACTCAATACATTGAAGCCAACTTTGATGGACTTGTCGGCCCTACTCACAACTATGCCGGCCTTTCAGATGGCAACCTTGCCTCAAACAACAACAAAACCAAAGCCTCTAGCCCTAAATTGGCCGCCAAAGAAGGCTTAAAAAAGATGAAAGCCCTACATGATCTGGGCATGACTCAAGGGGTGATTGCTCCGTTAGCTCGCCCCGATATTGGTGCACTACGCCAGCTCGGTTTTACGGGAGATACAAGCTCTGTTCTCAAACAAGCCGCCGCGCATTCTCCGGCACTATTAGCAGCCTGTTGCTCTGCTTCAAGCATGTGGACAGCCAATGCCGCTACCGTATCACCAAGTAGCGATACCGCTGATGGCAAGCTGCATTTCACTCCGGCAAATTTGATCAACAAATTCCATCGCTCTATAGAGCATCCACAAACCGGGCGAATTTTAAAAGCCATGTTTAATGATGCAAGCCACTTTGTTCACCATGACGCCCTGCCTGCAAGCCCTTACTTTGGTGATGAAGGTGCGGCTAACCACACCCGTTTTTGTCTCGAATACGGTGAACAAGGGGTTGGTTTTTTTGTTTTTGGTGAAAGTGCTTTTAACCGCGCTCTAGCAAAACCTAAAAAATTTCCGGCAAGACAAACTCTAGAAGCCAGCGCAGCTATTGCTCGCACTCACGCATTAGCCGACGATAAAGTAGTCTTTGCCCAGCAACACCCTGATGTGATTGATGCAGGCGTATTTCACAACGACGTTATTGCCGTTGGTAACCGCGATATCATGCTCTGCCATGAAAAGGCGTTTTTAAACAAAGACAGCGTTTATCAAAACCTAAATAAAGCAATGGGGAAGCCGCTCAATATTATTGAAGTGCCGCAATCCGCCGTGTCGGTAGAAAACGCGGTAAACAGCTACCTATTTAATAGTCAGCTGCTCACTCTGCCAAATGGTAAAACCGCTTTAGTCGTGCCAAGAGAATGCGAACAAAACCCGCAAGTATCGGATTACTTACACTCTTTGATCTCAAGCCAATCGGGCATAGATAAATTATTGTGCTTCGACCTAAAACAGAGCATGCAAAACGGCGGTGGCCCCGCATGCCTACGTTTGCGTGTGGTCTTGTCACCTAAAGAACTCAGTGCAATGAATCAATCAGTTATGATGACTGACGATCTTTTCACTCAATTAAACCACTGGGTAGAGCGTCATTATCGCGACTCTATCACCGCTCAGGATCTGCTCGACCCTATGCTGCTGAACGAAAGCCAAACCGCTCTTGATGAACTGACCCAAATACTCAACCTTGGCAGTGTGTATGATTTTCAAAAAACCGGTGAGTGA
- a CDS encoding type 1 glutamine amidotransferase gives MKIGILVCGHLSDSLAAVHGQYSDMIETAFQAVDNEMIFEEYAAFNQQLPNLDECDGYIVTGSVCNAFDDAPWIVDLMNWVKRCEARRIPLVGICFGHQLIARALGGTVGRSEKGWGLGSYEVNIVAQKRWMNFSIDRLRMLVSHQDQVITVPKGMRVIASSEFCPNFMLAKDNHIFTIQGHPEFTLDFMSQFVEQRKHLISEEQYLATFEQAKEVLDSGIVLLWIDSFFVFNTESIQDPSFAQLV, from the coding sequence ATGAAGATAGGGATATTAGTATGTGGGCACCTTTCAGACTCACTTGCCGCCGTGCATGGGCAATATTCAGATATGATTGAGACTGCGTTTCAAGCCGTCGATAACGAGATGATATTTGAAGAATATGCAGCGTTTAATCAGCAACTTCCCAACTTAGATGAGTGTGATGGCTATATTGTCACTGGCAGTGTGTGCAACGCGTTTGATGATGCGCCGTGGATTGTCGATTTAATGAATTGGGTGAAGCGTTGTGAAGCTCGTCGTATTCCATTAGTGGGCATCTGTTTTGGTCACCAACTGATTGCTCGGGCGCTGGGTGGTACAGTTGGTCGCTCCGAAAAAGGCTGGGGATTAGGCAGTTATGAGGTCAATATCGTGGCGCAAAAACGTTGGATGAATTTTTCAATTGATCGATTGCGCATGCTAGTTAGTCATCAAGACCAAGTGATTACTGTGCCCAAGGGGATGCGAGTCATCGCTTCTAGTGAATTTTGCCCTAACTTTATGCTCGCCAAAGACAACCATATTTTCACGATTCAGGGACACCCTGAATTTACCTTAGATTTTATGTCGCAATTTGTGGAGCAGCGCAAGCATCTTATTAGTGAAGAGCAGTATTTAGCGACATTTGAACAAGCCAAAGAGGTGCTTGATTCAGGCATTGTATTGCTCTGGATTGATTCATTTTTTGTGTTTAATACCGAGTCGATTCAAGACCCGAGCTTTGCTCAGTTAGTGTAA
- a CDS encoding carboxymuconolactone decarboxylase family protein encodes MSTFKFHTVETAPEKSKPMLEGAIKQVGAIPGLYAVMAESPETFQAYQQIHQLFTNTSFDAEELTVVWQTINVEHECQFCVPAHTAIAHSMKVDPALSEALRNQQAMPTPKLQALHDFTLAMVRERGNVSDAQMEAFFAAGYGQQQVLEVILGLSQKVISNYVNHVAKTPVDPMFEQFAWTKKA; translated from the coding sequence ATGAGCACATTCAAATTTCACACAGTAGAGACAGCACCAGAAAAAAGTAAGCCAATGCTAGAAGGCGCAATTAAACAAGTGGGCGCTATTCCTGGGTTATACGCGGTAATGGCTGAGTCTCCTGAAACGTTCCAAGCGTACCAACAAATTCATCAACTCTTCACCAACACCTCATTTGATGCAGAAGAACTCACGGTTGTATGGCAAACCATCAACGTAGAACATGAATGCCAGTTTTGTGTACCGGCACATACCGCAATTGCACATTCAATGAAGGTTGATCCTGCGCTAAGCGAAGCACTACGTAATCAACAAGCAATGCCAACGCCTAAACTGCAAGCGCTACATGACTTCACATTAGCTATGGTACGTGAGCGTGGCAATGTCTCTGACGCACAAATGGAAGCCTTCTTTGCCGCAGGTTATGGTCAGCAACAAGTTCTTGAAGTGATCCTTGGTTTGTCTCAAAAAGTGATCAGTAATTACGTAAACCACGTTGCAAAAACACCGGTAGATCCTATGTTTGAGCAGTTTGCTTGGACTAAAAAAGCATAA
- a CDS encoding haloacid dehalogenase type II, translating to MNSEIILFDINETVLDLSSLKPSFTQAFAQQDALPLWFSRLLHTSTVCIATGISSDFATLAAITLDNLAAYYKVTLSDKQKNELLKGFANLQAHSDIKPALSKLKQRGFKTVAFSNSSSALINQQISQAGLAEYFDEVVSVESTGSFKPDAKVYQFVAEQLGAANENLRLVATHDWDTHGAMSQGLKAAYIARSAAFYNPLYLKPEIQGNNMLEIVEQIISTKS from the coding sequence ATGAATTCCGAAATTATTCTATTTGATATCAATGAAACTGTTTTGGATCTGAGCTCACTTAAGCCCAGTTTTACACAAGCTTTTGCTCAGCAAGACGCTCTGCCACTGTGGTTTTCACGCCTACTGCACACCTCTACGGTATGCATTGCCACCGGAATCAGTAGCGATTTTGCGACACTGGCGGCGATAACACTGGATAATCTAGCAGCTTATTACAAAGTCACTTTAAGTGATAAACAAAAAAATGAATTACTCAAAGGGTTTGCTAACCTACAGGCCCACTCAGACATCAAACCCGCACTGAGTAAATTAAAACAGCGCGGCTTTAAAACCGTGGCTTTTTCTAACTCATCGTCGGCATTAATCAATCAGCAGATTAGCCAAGCGGGATTGGCTGAGTATTTTGATGAGGTGGTTTCGGTTGAGAGCACTGGCAGCTTTAAGCCAGATGCCAAAGTATACCAATTTGTCGCCGAGCAACTTGGCGCTGCCAACGAGAATTTACGTTTAGTCGCGACGCATGATTGGGATACGCATGGCGCAATGTCTCAAGGACTAAAAGCGGCGTATATCGCTCGCTCTGCGGCCTTTTATAATCCGCTCTATCTCAAACCAGAGATACAAGGTAATAACATGCTAGAGATCGTCGAACAGATCATTTCGACAAAAAGCTAG
- a CDS encoding thioredoxin domain-containing protein codes for MELKQDPRCYTDVCVDGLWYHYDHCGTKAYILKGGAAPEVDFHKEPKTEDELVALIKALGSVK; via the coding sequence ATGGAACTAAAACAAGACCCTAGATGTTACACGGACGTATGCGTAGATGGACTTTGGTATCACTATGATCATTGCGGCACAAAAGCGTATATCTTAAAAGGTGGCGCAGCACCTGAGGTAGACTTTCATAAAGAGCCTAAAACGGAAGATGAATTAGTTGCACTGATCAAGGCACTGGGTAGCGTGAAATAG
- the astA gene encoding arginine N-succinyltransferase, with translation MLLIRPITADDRQGLAKLARQTGTGFTSMQDDPKRLDEMVKQGCAAFNSDTPLPDGYYLFVAEDLAQKQLVGTCAIQAGIGLQDPFYSYHLDTTVHSSRELDVYNKIQTLSLSNFHTGCTELCTLFLLPDSRKGFNGHLLSKSRFLFMGQNANRFDSTVIAEMRGFSDEEGNSPFWEGLGRHFFNLDFAIADKLSMHDKVFIAELMPKNPIYANLLPETVQEVIGHTHPHTLPARKLLEAEGFRFNHYVDIFDAGPMLESQLSDIRAVKEQRTAKVRISQHINHSHTPYLVSNGQVKHFRALATKAIQIEDDALLMDEQLADTLQLKEGDAVTYVPLFGPLSEQE, from the coding sequence ATGCTGTTAATACGCCCTATTACCGCTGATGATCGTCAAGGATTGGCGAAATTAGCAAGACAAACCGGTACTGGATTTACCTCTATGCAGGACGATCCTAAGCGTCTAGATGAAATGGTCAAACAGGGCTGTGCCGCCTTTAATAGCGACACGCCATTACCAGACGGCTACTACTTGTTTGTTGCCGAAGATTTAGCGCAAAAACAGCTAGTAGGGACCTGCGCGATACAAGCAGGCATAGGTCTGCAAGACCCTTTTTATAGCTACCATCTCGATACTACTGTGCACTCGTCTAGAGAGCTGGATGTATACAATAAAATCCAAACACTCAGCTTGAGTAACTTTCACACTGGATGCACCGAGCTTTGCACTTTGTTTCTTCTGCCCGATTCTAGAAAAGGCTTCAACGGCCACTTGCTTTCTAAAAGCCGTTTCTTATTTATGGGACAAAATGCCAATCGCTTTGATTCAACGGTTATAGCTGAAATGCGAGGCTTTAGTGACGAAGAAGGTAACTCACCGTTTTGGGAAGGGTTAGGTAGACACTTCTTCAATTTAGACTTTGCTATCGCCGATAAACTGTCAATGCATGACAAAGTGTTTATCGCAGAATTGATGCCGAAAAATCCGATTTACGCCAACTTACTGCCCGAAACCGTGCAAGAGGTCATTGGTCATACTCACCCGCACACGCTACCTGCCAGAAAATTATTAGAAGCCGAAGGGTTTCGTTTTAATCATTACGTGGATATTTTTGATGCCGGTCCCATGTTGGAATCGCAACTATCCGACATTCGAGCCGTCAAAGAACAGCGAACCGCAAAGGTGCGAATCTCCCAGCACATTAACCACTCACACACGCCCTATTTAGTCAGTAATGGGCAGGTTAAACACTTTCGAGCCTTAGCCACCAAAGCGATACAAATTGAAGATGATGCTCTGCTAATGGATGAACAATTGGCCGACACTCTACAATTAAAAGAAGGGGACGCAGTAACGTATGTGCCTCTATTTGGCCCTTTGTCAGAGCAAGAATAA
- a CDS encoding DsbA family oxidoreductase codes for MSNRIKLDIISDVVCPWCIVGFKHLEAAINELGIQDRVDIEWQPFELNPDMPAEGENLRDHVARKYGASREDSDKARNNIAEQGAQYGFKFDYFEEMKMVNTRDAHVLLEHAKQFGLQSELKMRLFSAFFTEHKDVSNREVLLNEAKAVGIAKQGASLALDDRELKKSIQAIEEQWHQMGVSGVPTVVFNRESALTGAHPQQSFKQALQQLIK; via the coding sequence ATGAGCAACAGAATCAAACTCGACATCATTTCTGACGTTGTCTGCCCTTGGTGTATTGTTGGTTTCAAGCATCTTGAAGCGGCCATTAATGAGCTTGGTATCCAAGACCGCGTTGATATCGAATGGCAACCCTTTGAACTTAATCCAGATATGCCAGCAGAAGGGGAAAACCTGCGCGATCATGTTGCACGCAAATATGGCGCATCACGCGAAGACAGTGATAAGGCACGGAACAATATCGCCGAGCAAGGAGCGCAATATGGCTTTAAGTTTGATTACTTTGAAGAGATGAAAATGGTCAACACTCGCGATGCGCACGTTCTTTTAGAACACGCCAAGCAGTTTGGGTTACAAAGTGAACTAAAAATGCGTCTGTTTTCTGCTTTCTTTACTGAGCACAAAGATGTATCAAATCGCGAAGTTTTGCTCAATGAAGCAAAAGCGGTCGGTATTGCTAAACAAGGAGCAAGCTTGGCACTTGACGATAGAGAGCTCAAAAAATCCATTCAAGCTATTGAAGAGCAGTGGCATCAAATGGGCGTAAGTGGCGTTCCTACCGTAGTATTTAACCGAGAAAGTGCGTTAACGGGCGCACACCCACAGCAATCATTTAAGCAAGCACTGCAACAACTTATAAAATAA
- the chrA gene encoding chromate efflux transporter — MLSIFKIFFALGWVSFGGPAAHIGYFRKTFVEQKQWLTDAEYAQLVALSQFLPGPGSSQVGFALGYKKGGISGAFAAFLGFTLPSILLMIGLALLSSSLLETSVFIAIMHALKLLAVVVVADAIVGMYKNFCQSKRAITLCLFVAVSMLLFSGIMAQVVTLLVCAALGSLWFKEQPLESATARLDTGKLSIMPLVVFATVLIVGPFVASQTSILQMFHDFFYAGSLVFGGGHVVLPLLQNVAGEQLTTDTFLTGYAAAQAVPGPMFTFATYLGYELLPQQPILGAVVATAAVFLPGFLLILTVINNWQSLASIPSVTAALKGVNAGVVGLLIAALYQPIFVSAVVGAQDFAIVLIGYFLLKQLKLPIVALVASFIGYGVLLSLL; from the coding sequence ATGTTGTCAATTTTTAAGATATTTTTTGCTTTAGGCTGGGTCAGTTTTGGCGGGCCTGCGGCTCATATTGGCTATTTTAGGAAAACCTTTGTTGAACAAAAGCAATGGCTAACAGATGCAGAATACGCTCAGCTGGTGGCTTTAAGTCAGTTCCTTCCTGGGCCGGGTTCAAGTCAGGTTGGCTTTGCTTTAGGGTATAAAAAAGGCGGCATCTCAGGCGCTTTTGCTGCATTTTTGGGTTTTACACTGCCTTCTATTTTGTTGATGATTGGACTGGCGTTGTTAAGTAGTAGTTTGTTAGAAACCTCTGTGTTTATCGCCATTATGCATGCCCTAAAACTGCTAGCGGTAGTAGTGGTGGCAGATGCCATCGTTGGCATGTATAAAAATTTCTGCCAAAGCAAACGCGCGATTACGCTGTGTTTGTTTGTGGCGGTTTCTATGTTGCTATTTAGCGGAATAATGGCGCAAGTGGTGACGTTATTGGTATGTGCCGCGTTGGGGTCGCTGTGGTTTAAAGAGCAGCCCCTAGAGAGCGCAACAGCAAGGCTTGATACAGGCAAGCTTTCTATCATGCCATTAGTTGTGTTTGCCACGGTATTGATTGTTGGCCCATTTGTGGCGTCACAAACATCGATATTGCAAATGTTCCATGATTTTTTCTATGCGGGCTCGTTAGTGTTTGGTGGCGGTCATGTGGTACTGCCTTTGTTGCAAAATGTGGCGGGAGAGCAACTGACCACAGATACTTTTCTAACGGGCTATGCGGCGGCGCAAGCGGTGCCGGGGCCTATGTTCACTTTTGCCACCTATTTAGGCTATGAGTTACTTCCGCAGCAACCTATCCTTGGCGCTGTAGTGGCAACTGCTGCGGTATTTTTACCGGGTTTTTTACTGATTTTAACGGTTATCAATAATTGGCAATCTTTAGCGTCAATACCGAGTGTTACGGCTGCGCTAAAAGGGGTGAATGCAGGGGTGGTTGGCTTATTGATAGCTGCGCTGTATCAACCAATATTTGTCAGCGCCGTTGTTGGAGCGCAAGATTTTGCCATTGTATTGATTGGGTATTTTTTGCTGAAGCAACTAAAACTGCCCATCGTTGCTTTGGTGGCAAGCTTTATTGGTTATGGTGTTTTGCTTTCGTTACTGTAG
- a CDS encoding sensor domain-containing diguanylate cyclase, producing the protein MSLSKKITYTLLPLLIAIIAISFYGQWRYVLPTFHQLEQNDAITNFERVAASLNSDIESLDLLNKDWGAWDETYSFIQGKNPKYITSNLGIESFRNGQFDFLFFFDESHYLIWHGIYDNDSNSFISDDNFTQSVVDRLQIKFTNFTSPSINPQANYKGFLILNQRPIAYSIRPILTSNEKGPSKGLIVRGRYVDTEFVSDIIEETRVRFQIIPVDNKAIPVNDQFMINELNNGTLEVSRYLFSDGTPIMLMKSYFQRDISQQGKVAIQSAIIISALLGILLLIAVWFILKKIVIAPITQLTASATSITYTQNYQQRTHVKSNDEIGKLSEQLNEMLHVIENRELQLEEILSKVKRLSMTDSLTNIANRLKFDSVSDIEWRRMKRERKPMSIIMCDVDFFKQYNDHYGHIKGDESLILVAKALNETLSRPADLVARFGGEEFVLLLPNTDIEGATHIAETALNKILSLKIKHPNSEVCPYLTASFGIASMVPSIESSILQLISDADKALYQAKQKGRNTIEVIASSSSESIKSNA; encoded by the coding sequence ATGTCACTATCAAAAAAAATTACGTATACCTTATTGCCACTACTAATCGCCATAATCGCCATTAGCTTTTATGGTCAGTGGCGATATGTCCTACCTACCTTTCATCAACTAGAACAAAATGACGCTATCACCAACTTTGAACGTGTGGCCGCCAGCCTCAATAGTGACATTGAAAGCCTTGACTTGCTCAACAAAGATTGGGGAGCGTGGGACGAAACTTACTCATTTATTCAGGGAAAAAACCCAAAATACATTACTTCGAATCTAGGCATAGAGTCATTTCGTAATGGACAATTTGATTTCCTATTCTTCTTTGATGAAAGCCACTACCTTATATGGCATGGCATCTATGATAACGACAGTAACTCATTTATCTCTGACGATAATTTTACCCAGAGCGTCGTTGACAGATTGCAGATTAAATTTACGAACTTTACCTCTCCATCCATCAATCCCCAAGCCAATTACAAGGGGTTTCTTATACTCAACCAAAGACCCATCGCTTACTCCATACGCCCCATCCTCACCTCTAATGAAAAAGGCCCATCAAAAGGGTTAATTGTTCGTGGGCGTTATGTCGATACCGAGTTTGTGTCCGATATTATTGAAGAAACCCGAGTTCGATTCCAAATTATCCCTGTAGATAATAAAGCGATACCCGTAAACGATCAGTTTATGATTAATGAGTTGAATAACGGCACACTCGAAGTGTCGCGTTATCTTTTTAGCGATGGTACTCCCATTATGCTAATGAAATCCTACTTTCAAAGAGACATTAGCCAACAAGGTAAAGTGGCCATTCAATCCGCGATTATAATCAGTGCGCTACTTGGCATTCTGCTGTTAATTGCGGTTTGGTTTATTCTTAAAAAGATTGTTATTGCCCCTATCACCCAATTAACCGCCAGTGCGACTTCGATTACTTACACACAAAACTACCAGCAACGAACGCACGTAAAATCTAATGATGAGATAGGTAAACTGTCTGAACAACTCAATGAAATGTTGCACGTTATTGAAAACCGAGAGCTTCAACTAGAAGAAATATTAAGTAAAGTGAAGCGATTATCCATGACGGATTCTTTGACCAATATTGCCAACCGCTTAAAATTTGATTCTGTATCGGATATTGAATGGCGCAGAATGAAGCGCGAAAGAAAACCTATGTCTATCATCATGTGCGATGTGGACTTTTTTAAACAATACAACGATCACTATGGGCACATCAAAGGGGATGAAAGCCTAATTTTAGTGGCTAAAGCACTGAATGAAACATTATCTCGACCAGCCGATTTAGTGGCTAGATTTGGCGGTGAAGAGTTTGTCTTACTACTGCCTAATACCGATATTGAAGGCGCGACTCATATTGCTGAAACAGCGCTGAATAAAATCTTATCACTCAAAATAAAACACCCTAATAGTGAAGTCTGTCCTTACCTCACTGCTAGCTTCGGTATCGCTAGCATGGTCCCTTCAATTGAAAGCTCAATACTGCAATTAATTAGTGATGCCGATAAAGCTTTGTATCAAGCGAAGCAAAAAGGACGTAATACTATTGAGGTAATCGCAAGTTCTAGCTCTGAAAGTATAAAATCGAATGCGTAA
- a CDS encoding carboxymuconolactone decarboxylase family protein, translated as MSRVNVYSSQPAAYKAFFAVEAYLKQCAFDPILEELVRVRTSQLNGCAYCIHIHTQGALDRGESQQRIFALSVWKESVLFSEKERAVLSLVEEMVHISAQGVTDSTYLTLQKYFAEDEIAQLLVLCTMMNAWNRLGVATHANEQTKY; from the coding sequence ATGAGTAGAGTGAATGTTTATTCTAGCCAACCTGCTGCTTACAAAGCATTTTTTGCTGTTGAAGCATACTTAAAACAATGTGCCTTTGACCCGATCCTAGAAGAGCTTGTTCGAGTAAGAACATCGCAACTTAATGGTTGTGCATATTGTATTCATATCCATACCCAAGGAGCACTTGATCGTGGAGAATCTCAGCAGCGTATTTTTGCGTTAAGTGTATGGAAAGAATCAGTGTTATTTTCTGAAAAAGAGCGAGCTGTTCTATCCCTTGTAGAAGAAATGGTGCACATATCTGCTCAAGGAGTAACCGATTCTACTTATCTAACATTGCAAAAATATTTTGCTGAGGACGAAATTGCGCAGTTGTTGGTACTTTGCACCATGATGAACGCTTGGAATCGACTTGGAGTGGCCACGCATGCGAATGAGCAGACTAAGTATTAG